A stretch of Chionomys nivalis chromosome 2, mChiNiv1.1, whole genome shotgun sequence DNA encodes these proteins:
- the LOC130869722 gene encoding heterogeneous nuclear ribonucleoprotein A3-like has product MKGHDPKEPEQLRKLFIGGLSFETTDDSLREHFEKWGTLTDCVVMRDPQTKRSRGFGFVTYSCVEEVDAAMCARPHKVGGRVVEPKRAVSREDSVKPGAHLTVKKIFVGGIKEDTEEYNLRDYFEKYGKIETIEVMEDRQSGKKRGFAFVTFDDHDTVDKIVVQKYHTINGHNCEVKKALSKQEMQSSGSQRGCGGGSGNFMGRGRNFGGGGGNFGRGGNFGGRGGYGGGGGGSRGSYGGGDGGYNGFGGDGGNYGGGPGYSSRGGYGGGGPGYGNQGGGYGGGGGGGYDGYNEGGNFGGGNYGGGSYNDFGNYSGQQQSNYGPMKGGSFGGRSSGSPYGGGYGSGGGSGGYGSRRFKNKTAEKGYSS; this is encoded by the coding sequence ATGAAGGGCCATGATCCAAAGGAACCAGAACAGTTGAGGAAACTGTTTATTGGTGGTCTGAGCTTTGAAACCACAGATGATAGCTTAAGAGAACATTTTGAGAAATGGGGCACACTTACAGATTGTGTGGTAATGAGAGATCCCCAAACAAAACGTTCCAGGGGCTTTGGTTTTGTGACCTACTCTTGTGTTGAAGAGGTGGATGCTGCAATGTGTGCTCGGCCACACAAAGTTGGTGGGCGTGTGGTGGAACCAAAGAGAGCCGTTTCTAGAGAGGATTCTGTAAAGCCTGGTGCCCatttaacagtgaagaaaatcttTGTTGGTGGTATTAAAGAGGATACAGAAGAGTACAACCTGAGAGACTACTTTGAAAAGTATGGCAAGATTGAAACCATAGAAGTTATGGAAGACAGGCAGAGTGGGAAAaagagaggatttgcttttgtgacTTTTGATGACCATGACACAGTTGATAAAATTGTTGTTCAGAAATACCACACTATTAATGGGCATAATTGTGAAGTGAAAAAGGCCCTTTCTAAACAAGAGATGCAGTCTTCTGGATCACAGAGAGGCTGTGGAGGTGGATCTGGCAATTTTATGGGTCGTGGAAGGAActttggaggtggtggaggtaatTTTGGTCGTGGTGGAAActttggtggaagaggaggctatggtggtggaggtggtggcagcagaggtagttatggaggtggtgatggtggatataatggatttggaggtgatggtggcaaCTATGGTGGTGGTCCTGGTTACAGCAGTAGAGGAGGCTATGGTGGTGGTGGACCAGGCTATGGAAACCAAGGTGGTGgatatggtggtggtggaggaggaggatatGACGGTTACaatgaaggaggaaattttgGTGGAGGTAACTATGGTGGTGGGAGCTATAATGACTTTGGAAATTATAGTGGACAACAGCAATCAAATTATGGACCCATGAAAGGGGGCAGTTTTGGTGGAAGAAGCTCAGGCAGTCCCTATGGTGGTGGCTATGGATCAGGTGGTGGAAGTGGTGGATATGGTAGCagaaggtttaaaaataaaacagcagaaaaggGCTACAGTtcttag